Proteins encoded within one genomic window of Cucumis sativus cultivar 9930 chromosome 3, Cucumber_9930_V3, whole genome shotgun sequence:
- the LOC101213222 gene encoding organic cation/carnitine transporter 4 — protein MRETSGEIRWPLLGAPEKEISERLTVDEMLEKHCGEFGRWQLKHFVLTSLAWALEAFHTMVMIFADREPEWVCVGSGSGCDEEKGGVCGIEAGWWRWSGGAGISTVSEWGLICGDKYKVGLVQALFFGGCMIGAGVFGHLSDSKLGRKGSLTVVCILNAIFGIATAFSPTYYIYTLLRFLTGFSTGGVGLCAFVLATEPVGPTKRGIAGMSTFYFFSFGIAALSAIAYFFNSWRHLYIASSLPSFFFILLVLPFLSESPRWFLVRGRVTEATNLMAAIAKANGNHLPDGVFLALDEDTKRDEIQGSTQSGSLLDVIRSPITRIRLILAVAINFMCAVVYYGLSLNVVNLDTNIYMNVAVNAVAEMPAFLITAVLLDVCGRKPLAIGTLWFSGVFCWAGSLMKGVGIWKVIRMGCGVLGIFGMAGTYNLLYIYTAELFPTVVRNAALGSATQASQMGAILAPFVVVMGGGLPFAVFAGCGIVGGALAFYLPETLNKPLYDTMGGMEDGERVCNLNCDA, from the exons ATGAGGGAGACGTCGGGGGAAATCCGGTGGCCTCTTCTGGGGGCGCCGGAGAAGGAAATATCGGAAAGGTTGACGGTGGACGAGATGCTAGAGAAGCACTGCGGGGAGTTTGGGAGATGGCAACTGAAGCACTTTGTCCTGACGAGCCTGGCATGGGCGCTTGAGGCGTTTCATACTATGGTTATGATATTCGCGGACCGGGAGCCGGAATGGGTTTGTGTTGGATCCGGTTCGGGGTGTGATGAGGAGAAGGGTGGGGTTTGTGGGATAGAAGCAGGGTGGTGGAGGTGGAGCGGAGGGGCGGGGATATCGACGGTGTCTGAATGGGGATTGATTTGCGGTGATAAGTATAAGGTTGGATTGGTTCAGGCCTTGTTTTTTGGCGGCTGTATGATTG GTGCAGGAGTTTTTGGGCATCTTTCAGATTCTAAATTGGGAAGAAAAGGATCTCTCACAGTAGTATGCATTCTGAACGCCATTTTTGGAATTGCAACCGCTTTTTCTCCCACTTACTACATCTACACTCTCCTCCGCTTCCTCACCGGCTTCAGCACCGGCGGTGTCGGTCTCTGCGCCTTTGTCCTTGCAACCGAGCCCGTCGGCCCCACCAAACGCGGCATCGCTGGAATGTCTACCTTCTACTTCTTCTCCTTCGGCATTGCTGCCCTCTCCGCCATTGCCTACTTCTTCAATTCATGGCGCCATCTCTACATTGCCTCCTCTCtcccttccttcttcttcattctcctTGTCCTTCCTTTCCTCTCTGAATCCCCTCGGTGGTTCCTCGTCCGTGGCAGGGTCACCGAGGCCACAAACCTCATGGCTGCTATAGCCAAAGCAAATGGAAACCACCTCCCCGATGGAGTGTTTCTCGCCCTAGATGAAGACACCAAGCGCGACGAAATCCAAGGATCCACCCAATCGGGCTCACTACTGGATGTCATCCGCTCTCCTATTACTCGAATACGGTTGATACTAGCTGTGGCTATTAATTTCATGTGCGCTGTTGTGTACTATGGGTTGAGCTTGAATGTTGTGAATCTCGACACGAACATTTACATGAACGTAGCAGTTAACGCAGTGGCGGAAATGCCGGCGTTCTTGATCACGGCGGTGCTGTTGGACGTGTGTGGGAGGAAGCCGTTGGCAATAGGGACATTATGGTTCAGCGGGGTGTTCTGTTGGGCTGGGAGTTTAATGAAGGGAGTGGGGATTTGGAAGGTCATTAGAATGGGGTGTGGAGTGTTGGGAATATTTGGGATGGCAGGGACTTATAATCTCCTGTACATTTACACGGCGGAGCTGTTTCCGACGGTTGTTAGGAACGCTGCCTTAGGGAGTGCAACTCAGGCATCGCAGATGGGGGCGATATTGGCACCGTTTGTGGTGGTGATGGGAGGAGGGCTGCCGTTCGCGGTGTTTGCAGGGTGTGGGATTGTGGGAGGAGCTTTGGCCTTTTACTTGCCGGAGACTTTGAATAAGCCTTTGTATGATACAATGGGAGGAATGGAAGATGGGGAAAGAGtttgtaatttgaattgtGATGCCTAA
- the LOC101212983 gene encoding putative polyol transporter 2 isoform X2 — MKILYICLPISQLSSNFKPFPDKPNMGGHNHDLSPTSALNFPLIQSVHKHKTNKFSFVCATIASMSSVLLGYDIGVMSGAAIYIQEDFKISDVKVEILVGIISLYATIGAAAAGRTSDLFGRRYTMALSAGFFFFGAILMGFAPNYGLLMAGRFVAGIGVGYSSLIASVYTTEVSPASFRGCLSSFPEVFLNFGILLGYISNYAFSKLPIQLGWRFMLGIGLVPSVFLAALVILVMPESPRWLVMQGRLGEAKQVLIRTSDTIEESLQRLDDIKTAVGISASCEEDVVEIRKQTGSGVWKEFLHPTPAVRHILIAAVGVHFFQEASGTNAAVLYSPRIFEKAGISSSDQKLLATVAVGVVKTAFILVATILFDRVGRRPLILMSLGGMIVSLITLGVGLTIIERSQEEGTWVVGLCVSMVLMDVAFFSMGIGPMSYVSSELFPLKLRAQGMSLGMVVNNVTGGIVSMTFLSLYRAITIGGAFFVYAAIAMVGWVFFYVVFPETRGHNLEDVERLFGNLLWKFSHTLDAEESSENA; from the exons ATGAAAATACTTTATATCTGCTTGCCTATCTCTCAACTCTCTTCAAACTTCAAACCTTTTCCGGACAAACCAAATATGGGCGGCCACAATCATGACCTTTCTCCAACTTCCGCCCTCAATTTTCCCTTAATTCAATCCGTCCACAAgcacaaaacaaacaaattttcttttgtatgtgCAACCATCGCTTCCATGTCTTCCGTCTTGCTCGGTTATG ATATAGGTGTAATGAGTGGTGCCGCAATTTACATTCAAGAGGATTTCAAGATTTCTGATGTGAAAGTGGAAATTCTGGTCGGAATCATCAGTCTTTACGCAACTATTGGCGCTGCCGCCGCCGGAAGAACCTCCGATTTGTTCGGCCGCCGCTATACCATGGCTCTCTCTGCCGGATTCTTTTTCTTCGGAGCCATTCTCATGGGGTTTGCCCCTAACTACGGCCTCCTAATGGCCGGAAGATTCGTCGCCGGAATCGGTGTCGGGTACTCTTCGTTGATTGCCTCTGTTTACACCACCGAGGTTTCTCCGGCATCTTTTCGCGGCTGTCTTTCCTCTTTTCCTGAG GTGTTTCTTAACTTCGGTATCTTGCTCGGATACATTTCGAATTACGCTTTCTCCAAGCTTCCAATTCAATTAGGATGGAGATTTATGCTCGGAATCGGATTAGTCCCATCGGTGTTCTTGGCCGCCCTTGTGATTCTGGTAATGCCGGAATCCCCACGATGGCTTGTAATGCAAGGCCGTCTTGGCGAAGCCAAGCAAGTCCTCATCAGAACCTCGGATACAATTGAAGAATCTCTTCAACGCCTTGACGACATCAAAACCGCTGTCGGAATTTCAGCGAGTTGCGAAGAGGACGTCGTTGAAATCCGAAAACAGACCGGGAGCGGCGTGTGGAAAGAGTTCCTTCACCCAACGCCGGCCGTTCGCCACATCTTGATAGCCGCCGTGGGTGTGCATTTCTTCCAGGAAGCCTCCGGCACGAATGCCGCCGTTTTATACAGCCCAAGAATCTTCGAGAAGGCCGGAATCTCATCATCTGACCAGAAGCTACTGGCGACGGTGGCCGTGGGCGTGGTAAAAACGGCGTTTATCTTGGTGGCCACCATCCTATTCGATCGTGTGGGACGGCGGCCGTTGATTTTGATGAGCCTGGGCGGAATGATCGTATCTTTGATAACATTAGGGGTTGGGTTGACGATTATAGAGCGGTCGCAGGAGGAAGGGACGTGGGTGGTGGGGTTGTGTGTTTCGATGGTGTTAATGGACGTGGCGTTTTTCTCAATGGGGATTGGGCCAATGAGCTATGTGAGCTCGGAGTTATTTCCGTTAAAGTTACGCGCTCAAGGGATGAGTCTGGGGATGGTTGTGAATAACGTGACCGGTGGAATTGTTTCAATGACGTTTTTGTCCCTATACCGTGCGATTACAATAGGCGGCGCGTTTTTTGTATACGCTGCCATTGCGATGGTTGGTTGGGTCTTCTTTTATGTGGTTTTCCCGGAGACACGTGGACATAATTTGGAGGACGTTGAGAGGCTTTTTGGTAATTTGCTATGGAAATTCTCCCATACTTTGGATGCCGAAGAAAGCAGTGAAAATGCTTAG
- the LOC101212983 gene encoding putative polyol transporter 2 isoform X1 has protein sequence MKILYICLPISQLSSNFKPFPDKPNMGGHNHDLSPTSALNFPLIQSVHKHKTNKFSFVCATIASMSSVLLGYGQKFCFPSFHFFISVLHSHHLSNFFFFFSIQTDIGVMSGAAIYIQEDFKISDVKVEILVGIISLYATIGAAAAGRTSDLFGRRYTMALSAGFFFFGAILMGFAPNYGLLMAGRFVAGIGVGYSSLIASVYTTEVSPASFRGCLSSFPEVFLNFGILLGYISNYAFSKLPIQLGWRFMLGIGLVPSVFLAALVILVMPESPRWLVMQGRLGEAKQVLIRTSDTIEESLQRLDDIKTAVGISASCEEDVVEIRKQTGSGVWKEFLHPTPAVRHILIAAVGVHFFQEASGTNAAVLYSPRIFEKAGISSSDQKLLATVAVGVVKTAFILVATILFDRVGRRPLILMSLGGMIVSLITLGVGLTIIERSQEEGTWVVGLCVSMVLMDVAFFSMGIGPMSYVSSELFPLKLRAQGMSLGMVVNNVTGGIVSMTFLSLYRAITIGGAFFVYAAIAMVGWVFFYVVFPETRGHNLEDVERLFGNLLWKFSHTLDAEESSENA, from the exons ATGAAAATACTTTATATCTGCTTGCCTATCTCTCAACTCTCTTCAAACTTCAAACCTTTTCCGGACAAACCAAATATGGGCGGCCACAATCATGACCTTTCTCCAACTTCCGCCCTCAATTTTCCCTTAATTCAATCCGTCCACAAgcacaaaacaaacaaattttcttttgtatgtgCAACCATCGCTTCCATGTCTTCCGTCTTGCTCGGTTATGGTCAGAAATTTTGCTTCCCTTCCTTTCACTTCTTCATCTCTGTTCTTCATTCCCATCAtctttccaacttttttttttttttttctattcaaacAGATATAGGTGTAATGAGTGGTGCCGCAATTTACATTCAAGAGGATTTCAAGATTTCTGATGTGAAAGTGGAAATTCTGGTCGGAATCATCAGTCTTTACGCAACTATTGGCGCTGCCGCCGCCGGAAGAACCTCCGATTTGTTCGGCCGCCGCTATACCATGGCTCTCTCTGCCGGATTCTTTTTCTTCGGAGCCATTCTCATGGGGTTTGCCCCTAACTACGGCCTCCTAATGGCCGGAAGATTCGTCGCCGGAATCGGTGTCGGGTACTCTTCGTTGATTGCCTCTGTTTACACCACCGAGGTTTCTCCGGCATCTTTTCGCGGCTGTCTTTCCTCTTTTCCTGAG GTGTTTCTTAACTTCGGTATCTTGCTCGGATACATTTCGAATTACGCTTTCTCCAAGCTTCCAATTCAATTAGGATGGAGATTTATGCTCGGAATCGGATTAGTCCCATCGGTGTTCTTGGCCGCCCTTGTGATTCTGGTAATGCCGGAATCCCCACGATGGCTTGTAATGCAAGGCCGTCTTGGCGAAGCCAAGCAAGTCCTCATCAGAACCTCGGATACAATTGAAGAATCTCTTCAACGCCTTGACGACATCAAAACCGCTGTCGGAATTTCAGCGAGTTGCGAAGAGGACGTCGTTGAAATCCGAAAACAGACCGGGAGCGGCGTGTGGAAAGAGTTCCTTCACCCAACGCCGGCCGTTCGCCACATCTTGATAGCCGCCGTGGGTGTGCATTTCTTCCAGGAAGCCTCCGGCACGAATGCCGCCGTTTTATACAGCCCAAGAATCTTCGAGAAGGCCGGAATCTCATCATCTGACCAGAAGCTACTGGCGACGGTGGCCGTGGGCGTGGTAAAAACGGCGTTTATCTTGGTGGCCACCATCCTATTCGATCGTGTGGGACGGCGGCCGTTGATTTTGATGAGCCTGGGCGGAATGATCGTATCTTTGATAACATTAGGGGTTGGGTTGACGATTATAGAGCGGTCGCAGGAGGAAGGGACGTGGGTGGTGGGGTTGTGTGTTTCGATGGTGTTAATGGACGTGGCGTTTTTCTCAATGGGGATTGGGCCAATGAGCTATGTGAGCTCGGAGTTATTTCCGTTAAAGTTACGCGCTCAAGGGATGAGTCTGGGGATGGTTGTGAATAACGTGACCGGTGGAATTGTTTCAATGACGTTTTTGTCCCTATACCGTGCGATTACAATAGGCGGCGCGTTTTTTGTATACGCTGCCATTGCGATGGTTGGTTGGGTCTTCTTTTATGTGGTTTTCCCGGAGACACGTGGACATAATTTGGAGGACGTTGAGAGGCTTTTTGGTAATTTGCTATGGAAATTCTCCCATACTTTGGATGCCGAAGAAAGCAGTGAAAATGCTTAG